The Gammaproteobacteria bacterium nucleotide sequence TGCGCACGCCCACACGGGCGAGTTGACCATTATGATATACCTCTCCATGCAGCGCATGAATGCCTTGATGTGCGGGAAGGATGGCCGTATTTGTTTCTTGTGCGCACGGGTATGAAGAATGTATTCCTGTTCCACTGGCCATGACACTGAGTACTGTTTGTAAAAATTGGCGGCGTTTTAGATCGGAGTTTGTAGAAGGGAAAAATGATGATGATATCTTCATCAAAGACTCCTGCAAAAAATAATAATGACTAAATCAGTAAATATATCTTTGACACTCCGACGAATAAATTCGTAAGATTCCTGATGACACCGCGAGAACCAAAATGCTGGAAGTGAAACTTCCCAACCTTGAAAGGCGCACTTGATTCATGGGCCATATCAGGCAACTTTGGCCAGTGTCAGTGGCTCTACTACGCTCCGCAGCTTCACGGGCCGTAGATACTTTATTTTCCCTGTAAGGGATTGATTGACCTGGAACGATTTCGCCATTGTTATATTTGTTCAATATATTGATCGCTCCGACTTCATCACAGAACGCCTGTAAAGCCGCAAGCCCGGCATTTATAGGCACGTCCGGCCGGTTTGTGCCGATTCATTTTTCTAAAATCAAAGGAATTTAACGCGATTTATCCTACGGTTAAAACCGTGGGTTTTCTTACTAATTTTTATAATTTTTTATCCTATTATGTGGGTCACTACTTCTTCGGTTTATTGCCAATCATTCTGACCATACTTCGTCAAAATTTCTTTTAGTTGACCATTAGTTCGTAATGTCATGATACCTTTAGAAAGCAAATCAGCATATTCATGGGACTTGGGATGAGCGGGAGTAAACGCAATAAAGACCGGGTCAGCAGTAGCGTCCGTCCCGGCTATTTTTACCTCTTGATCCAATCCAAGTTTGCCGATGGTATATGTAAGCACAGCCAATCCCTCCACCACTGCATCTAAACGTCCTTTATTCAATTTGCGCAGGTTAATTTCAAGAGCGCTATCACCAGAAGAGATTTGAATTTTTTTTTGGTCATTCTTATTAGCTTCCACATAGGCATTGAGGGTGTCACCATAGGAATAATTACGGATCACGCCGAGCACTTTACCATTCAATGAATCCATTCCGGTAAAACTCCAGGAATTGTCTTTGCGCACGGCAAAAGCATACACGCTTATGCCTAATTTTTCCATTGGAAAAATAAAATCCGGCGCATCTCCTTTAGAGGCTCCTACAATACCATTGAATTTAGCTGCGCGTGTCTCTTCAATCGCGCGTGCCCAATTGAGCGTCTGATAATCCACTTGATGGCCTGCAGCTTCAAAAATTTTTTTAGCGATTTCGATCATGTATCCAGGTTTATCACTATTGGGAACGCAATTGTATGGACACCACTCATCAGCACGTAAACTAATGGTATCGGCAATGCTTGGATTATTCGCTCCAATTATCACACTAAACAAAATACTCGAAATAAAGCTCATTGAAGATTGATTCATAGAAAATTCCTTTATTTAAGGACCAGTCAGCGCCGATTATTTTGATTCGTTTGGATGAAACCAGGCGACACACTCATTAATGCGTGCTATTTGCTCCGCATTCATATTATCAAAAATAACCCCGTAATCTTTGACACCACCTACGCCATTACGTATCCACAGCACTTTACCAGCAACACGTAATGGCTGCTGCCGCTGATATTCTTCCAGGGTTGCATACGGGGTATAAACGAACAAATTAAGCACCTTACCTATTGCAAACTCTCGACGACAAATTAGGTACACGCCACTGTTGCTGATGTCGCCGGTGAGAGCCTCCGTCACTACACCATCGGCCTCGCGGATCAGCACTCGCAGGCTATCTTTCCAGCGTCGTTCCCGACGCCGCTCGCTACCTAAAGGTTGAGATTGCTCTTCAGGCTCTTGGGAGACATAGACAAATTTGCCCATGATGTTTGCCAGTCGTTCAGCGGTAGATTGCAGCTTGTCGCTAAGATCGATGGTCAACTGCACCTTGGTGGTGTTTTCTTTGAATACAGAGAACAGGTGATTGAGCCGCTGCTGCAATAATTCCACTTGGCTAGTTTGACCAATCGTGACGTCGGCGATAGAACGATTGGCGGTAGTGGTCTCGCACATTAGTCCATTGATGCGATGAATCACCGTGGCAGTGGCCAGCAGATCTTGCTGGCCGAGGCGCACTTGTCCTACCAGTTTTGCCATATCCGTGGTGATACAAACTACCTGTTCGGTCAGACCATGGATAATCTGGGTGATCTCACCCGTGGCCGTGCTGGTACGGACGGCGAGCTGACGTACCTCAGCGGCGACCACAGCAAAGCCCCGCCCCGCCTCACCGGCACGCGCAGATTCGATGGCCGCGTTCAGGGCGAGCAAATTGGTCTGCTCGGCAATGGAACGGATGGTGTCGATGATGCGATGAATAGTATGTGCTGAAACATTGAGCCGGCCCGTGCGCTCTGCCGTGGTATTCACTTCGCCCACCATGGTGGACATGGCAGCGATAGTTTTATCCACGAGCAGAATGCCGCTTTGGGCGGCTTCCTCGGTAAGATTAGCGCGCAGTACCGCCTGTGCAGCCAGTTCGTGGACTTCGCGGGCAACTTGGTGTATCCGTCGGTTCACTTCCATAACCGCTGCCGAGCGGTCACGCTCTTGCTGTGAGACCTGTGCGATCTCCGCAGACAATGCGGCAATCTGATGGGATGCGTGACCCATTTGTCGGCTACTACTATCCATGACTGCGAGCATAGTCGATAAGCGTGCGACAAAACCATTGAACTGTTCAGCGATGCGAGCTACCTCGCTGCCACCATTCATGCTGACTTGGCGGGTTAGATCTGTGCCGATGTTTTCTACTTCCCCCATCATACGCTCCAGGGGGAGGCGCACGAGGGCGCGTAGCAGCAGTCCTAAGGCCAGCACCAATGCCACGGTGACCGCTGCAAAGCCCAGGGTCTGACGCTGGCTCGCAGCCTTGAGTTCTGCGTCCACATGCGCTACGTAATGGCTGAAGGTTTCTCGGTGTTCGGCCTCCCGTATTTCTGCCTTACGCTTCAAAGTTGCGTCACTGTAATAGACACGCACGATACCGATAATTTCACTGCCATGGGTAACTTCGATGCTATGCAGTGGCTGAACGCTATTGACTATGCCGGTCGGTAGGCCACGATCAAAACGCAACGTCGTGCCCTCGCGCCAAAGGGCAGCAAACGGAATGTCCCCAGGCTCGTTAACATTAATGGCGAGCAGTTCCGGATAGTTCATAAAAGAACGCAGCACCGGTTCCAGTCCTTCGCGGTTTATGTCATAGAGGTATTGCGCGGCAATCTCGCTGATGAGACGAGTAACGAAGCCAATATTGCGATCTAGGGTAGTACGCTCGGTCTGGCGCAGGGTCTGCAGTGCGGCCATGCCATCGCTGTGTTGGCGGTCCTTAATCACTTCAGCGAATTGGTACTGGGAGTGCAGCAGCCACAGCCCCGTGCCTGAAAGCGCAAGGCCAAGGAATAGGCCTGTCACAATAGTGGCCTTAACGATGATACTCGTTTGATTCATCAATGTCTCCGAGAAACCCCACCCTTGTGGGCAGGGAGGAAAGGAGACGGTTTTGCAACCGTTGGTAAAAGCCGGCCTTTCCCGGCGATCAGCCCATAAGCAACCCAAGTCAATTACCCCGCCCAAAAGGACGGGGCTTGCGGCTACACTCGGACGGTCCCTTGTCGTCATCGTGCGCCACGATAGGCTAATTGGCATTAGCCCTTGCAGCGATAGTGATCGCTGCGTTTTTATCCGCATTCGCAACATGTCCACAGCAGACACATTGAAAATAGAATTGGGTTTTGCGCGGTGCGCTATCCCTTACAGGCATAAGGGCTTCTCGCGCAACCCAAGTGACGCACACCTTGCGGTGTTACTCTCCTCGCCAAAGTTGCAATGCAGCTTCAGTTCTATGTCTAGAGTTAGGAGTTATGCAGTTGAACTTTAATCGTTTGATTCAGCTAGAAAATCATTAAAGAATTATTTTTTGCAACAGATTGAAAATGTTAAACCTATTTTTTCAACTGCGTAACTCATATCTCTAAACAAACCTTCCATAGGTAGTAACTTGAGTTATAAAAATTATCGAGACAATCCACAGTTTTAACTGTGAGATGAATCGCATGCAAATCATTTTTTGATTTTCACCATGGGCTGCCTTTGTGTTAGGATTTGGGCGCTCTTGAAACAAGTTGAGGTATGTGATTGCCCGTGGAAGTAACGAGCATAACACATTGTATGTGCTTAAAAAATTATAGCTACCCTGACTCTCGCTTACAGGCTGACCGTCGGGAAAGACCGGCATTTTACCAACGGTTGAAAAACCGTCTCCTTTCCTCCTCATCCTCAAGGGCGAGGTTTTTCGGAGACACTGATGACATTATTTTCTTTATTGGAGGACAACTGTGACACAAAAAAAAACATCCGCCACCGATCCAGAGTTGGATAAGCAATCCAACTGTCCGGCATCGGCGGACCCTTCTACGGCTGTAATGAAAACTTCGCGTCGCGACTTTCTAAAAGCAAGTGGTATGTTGAGCCTATCATCACTGATGGGTACTGCAGCATTGATGACGCAATCCGACGACGCCCAAGCTGTCACCGAATGGGCTGAACATTTTCAGGGCAACTATCGTCTGATGACTCCACAGGAAAAAGCGGAGGCACGCGCCCGACTTGAACGACGTTACTCAGCGGAATACGGCAAGAAGGTTACGGTGGACGGTACTGAGGCTCAACCAGGCATCCTCATGGGCTATGCGTTGAACGTCAGAAAATGTATTGGCTGTCGGCGTTGCGTCAAAGCCTGTGTCGCTGAAAATAACCAATCGCGCGGCAAGATGCCTGGTGAGCGCATTGAGTGGATTCAGGTACTCAGGATGGAGCGCGGAGAGTTCTCTCAAGAAAAGATGGATCATGGGTACCCCGAAGGGCTTGGTATTCAAGTAGGGGGTAACGCATACACTCCAGCAGGTACTGTCCTGGAAGGGCAGTATCACTACGAGCCTGCAGCCGTTCCAGAAAAAGACGCCACCTACATGCCGATCGCCTGTATGCAATGTGAGAAACCTCCTTGCGTCAAGGTTTGCCCGGTGAGAACAACTTATCGTGAGGGAGATGGACCGGTAGTTATCGACTACAACTGGTGCATCGGTTGCCGTATGTGCATGGGTGCTTGTCCTTACTGGGCACGCCGCATCAATCTAACCACTCCTATCCTGCCCAAGGAAGAGATGAACCCGGTCACACACTATTTGGGCAATCGGCCACGCATGCGCGGCGTCGTTGAAAAGTGCCACTGGTGCTTGCAGCGCACGCGTCATGGACGTTATCCGGCCTGTGTAGAGGTTTGCCCGGTTGGTGCCCGTAAATTCGGCAATCTGCTCGACGCAGACAGCGAGGTGAGCAAGATTCTGGAAAGAAAGAATGTATTTCGTTTGAAAGCCGAACTGAATACGTTTCCGAAATTATTTTACTTCTACGATTGATGAGTCAGATCATGAATAAATTGATCAGTTTCGTTCCAGATTATGTGCGTTATATCGTTACAGGCGGTATGAAGTTCTATGCCTGGATGGGCTTTCTTGCAGTTCTCTCTGCGATCGCACTGTACGGGTTTTACCTGCAAAACACCGAGGGTCTGATCGTGACGGGCATGACCAGCCAGATTCACGACGGCCTTTACTTTGCTAATCTCGTGTTCTTGGTCGGCGTAGCGGCTGGAGCGGTCACCATTGTGTTTCCTGCCTACATCTACCACCATGAAGGAATGCACAAGGTCACCGTGCTTGGCGAAATGCTGGCGATTTCAGCGGTAATTATGGTCATCCTGTTCGTGTTTGCTCATATGGGAAGACCTGATCGGCTTTGGCACATGATTCCGTACATCGGCATCTACAACTTGCCTGGTTCAATGTTGGGATGGGACGTGCTGGTGTTGAGTGGGTACTTGTGTCTCAATTTTATCTGCGGGTTCTATTTTCTCTACGCGAAGTATGCCGGTGGCAAAGTGAATAAAAAGATATTCATGCCGCTGATCTACATCTCGATCGTCTGGGCACTCAGTATTCACACAGTCACGGCATTCCTGATCGCAACTTTAGCAGCGCGCCCGATGTGGCATCACAGCGTGATGCCCATCCGCTTTATTGCAACCGCGTTTGCCGCCGGTCCCTGTCTGATTATTTTGATTTTCCAGATCATCCGCAAAAATACCAAAATGTGGATTGAGGATAGTGTTATCGATCTGTTGTCGACCATTGTCACCTGGTGTCTCGGCA carries:
- a CDS encoding Transporter substrate-binding domain-containing protein translates to MNQSSMSFISSILFSVIIGANNPSIADTISLRADEWCPYNCVPNSDKPGYMIEIAKKIFEAAGHQVDYQTLNWARAIEETRAAKFNGIVGASKGDAPDFIFPMEKLGISVYAFAVRKDNSWSFTGMDSLNGKVLGVIRNYSYGDTLNAYVEANKNDQKKIQISSGDSALEINLRKLNKGRLDAVVEGLAVLTYTIGKLGLDQEVKIAGTDATADPVFIAFTPAHPKSHEYADLLSKGIMTLRTNGQLKEILTKYGQNDWQ
- a CDS encoding methyl-accepting chemotaxis protein codes for the protein MNQTSIIVKATIVTGLFLGLALSGTGLWLLHSQYQFAEVIKDRQHSDGMAALQTLRQTERTTLDRNIGFVTRLISEIAAQYLYDINREGLEPVLRSFMNYPELLAINVNEPGDIPFAALWREGTTLRFDRGLPTGIVNSVQPLHSIEVTHGSEIIGIVRVYYSDATLKRKAEIREAEHRETFSHYVAHVDAELKAASQRQTLGFAAVTVALVLALGLLLRALVRLPLERMMGEVENIGTDLTRQVSMNGGSEVARIAEQFNGFVARLSTMLAVMDSSSRQMGHASHQIAALSAEIAQVSQQERDRSAAVMEVNRRIHQVAREVHELAAQAVLRANLTEEAAQSGILLVDKTIAAMSTMVGEVNTTAERTGRLNVSAHTIHRIIDTIRSIAEQTNLLALNAAIESARAGEAGRGFAVVAAEVRQLAVRTSTATGEITQIIHGLTEQVVCITTDMAKLVGQVRLGQQDLLATATVIHRINGLMCETTTANRSIADVTIGQTSQVELLQQRLNHLFSVFKENTTKVQLTIDLSDKLQSTAERLANIMGKFVYVSQEPEEQSQPLGSERRRERRWKDSLRVLIREADGVVTEALTGDISNSGVYLICRREFAIGKVLNLFVYTPYATLEEYQRQQPLRVAGKVLWIRNGVGGVKDYGVIFDNMNAEQIARINECVAWFHPNESK
- a CDS encoding dimethyl sulfoxide reductase iron-sulfur subunit — translated: MTQKKTSATDPELDKQSNCPASADPSTAVMKTSRRDFLKASGMLSLSSLMGTAALMTQSDDAQAVTEWAEHFQGNYRLMTPQEKAEARARLERRYSAEYGKKVTVDGTEAQPGILMGYALNVRKCIGCRRCVKACVAENNQSRGKMPGERIEWIQVLRMERGEFSQEKMDHGYPEGLGIQVGGNAYTPAGTVLEGQYHYEPAAVPEKDATYMPIACMQCEKPPCVKVCPVRTTYREGDGPVVIDYNWCIGCRMCMGACPYWARRINLTTPILPKEEMNPVTHYLGNRPRMRGVVEKCHWCLQRTRHGRYPACVEVCPVGARKFGNLLDADSEVSKILERKNVFRLKAELNTFPKLFYFYD
- a CDS encoding dimethyl sulfoxide reductase membrane subunit, translated to MNKLISFVPDYVRYIVTGGMKFYAWMGFLAVLSAIALYGFYLQNTEGLIVTGMTSQIHDGLYFANLVFLVGVAAGAVTIVFPAYIYHHEGMHKVTVLGEMLAISAVIMVILFVFAHMGRPDRLWHMIPYIGIYNLPGSMLGWDVLVLSGYLCLNFICGFYFLYAKYAGGKVNKKIFMPLIYISIVWALSIHTVTAFLIATLAARPMWHHSVMPIRFIATAFAAGPCLIILIFQIIRKNTKMWIEDSVIDLLSTIVTWCLGIALFLTMSEIVVELYARTEHANSLYYLIFGLHGLTNLVPWFWGSLAAMLVAFVMFLTPSIRTNHTLLPVACILAFGGIWVEKGMGLIVPGFIPTPIGEVTEYFPTLIEVMTTIGLWAMGFFILSILLKGAVGILLGELKYGGSNVAACKSR